Genomic segment of Vitis riparia cultivar Riparia Gloire de Montpellier isolate 1030 chromosome 19, EGFV_Vit.rip_1.0, whole genome shotgun sequence:
CAATATCACTTTGTTCGAGAAGTGGTGGAAGAAGGAACTGTGAATATGAAAAAGATCCATACAAATGACAATCTAGCAGATGCCTTGATAAAACCAATAAATACTGACAAATTTAGTTGGTACAAATCCTCTTATGGCTTGGAAATAACATAAGCAACATGTGATAGGGAAATACATGGAAGAATGACTTCAAGTAGGAGAATGTTAAGGTTGAAGTCATCCCACATAGGAAAGAGACAAAAAGAAAGGGACCTTCATTATGCTATAAAAGAAGACTTCCACCCCTTACAGTATTCATCCCAAAAAAACCTCCTCCTAATTGAGAGAAATGttgtaattttgttttcatagtGAATATTTTTCGATCTTGCCTTGTGAAGGTTTCCCTTCTAATTAAGAGGGTTTAACATGTAagtaattttttcaattgttttatttattattttatttattgctttattttctttttattattctatttccaAATTATGGTTGTAGGTATCATTTCATAACAACTTTGGAAGGTCATCCATGCCCTTCCATGTTGACAAGAACCCATTAAACCTATTACTATGTTTCATTCTAATTTCATGCCTTGTAGAAGAGTATTGCATGGATATCAAAACTCCGCCATAGGAAATTCTCTAGATCACTATCATCTCCAATTATCATggcataatttttaaattccaaaagtTGAGCATTTGAACTTTCTACATGAATGTATTACAATACAATGCTATTAAGAACACCAAGAATGGAAAGAGTCATTGGTCCATGACCTTTAAAATTCCTTATAAATTAGCTCAGTGGGAATTATACTAGTCTCCATAAACACTTTCTTGCATCATATCCCTAAGTTTGAATTTGTGGAATTCTCTAGGCTGAAAAACCCTAGTTTAAAGCTTCCAACAATTACAATGAATATCACACCATCTATAATGAGTTGATTTAGGGTTGACTCACATATAACATGACAATTTTGGTTTGTTGGCCATGATCAATCAATCATTCTTcctagatatatatatatatatatggcataTATTCCCTTCAAatagataagaaaataaattccaatTTATGGCTAGAATCTACTTAAATACCATATGTTAGCTTCACAAAATAATTAAGCACATGTTGTTtgtggtcattttttttttcttttattgattctGACATGTCAAGATTGTAATCTCATTAAATTATTCGAGAGAGAAACCAAAACCCATTATAgcataaatgaaatatataaaaaaaagaccaaaaacaGAGTTAAGGTTTCCCCTAAAAGATGCTACtaattagtatttttgaaaataatagcTTTTATTACATGGTCAACTTCTATTATTGAACTTATATACTATGAATAACCATCATCATCCATACAAAAGGCAGTAGCAAAGATTGCATACCTGATAATATCTTAGATGAGTCAAAGTTGAGAGAAGTTGCCAAAAGTAGTTGAAACTTAAGCTTATATGGTCACAAGtctaaaaataacaaaacatcAAAATGATACATCTTCTATCGTGCTTCCAACTGTGTGATGGTGCACTGAGTACCAGAAGAAGAATTTGCTTCCATCATATTCCTATCAATGAAGAAACAAGGCTCTTTGGGCTGATATAGTGCATCCTCACTACCCAACAACAAAACCACAGAATGCATGTTTGGTCGATCATATGGGAATCGTTGCACACATAATAGACCCAAATTGATTGAACGTAGCACTTCCGATAGATTGCAAGTGTTCACGATTGATGCATCAATAAATTCCGAAGACCTACCTTCTATATAAAGTGTCCATGCCTAGACAATTTAAAAGAGGATTAGCACTActtttatatattgaaataaggAAACATTACCAAATACTTACATGCCCAAGAAGATTAAGCTCATGGTCTGGGTGGTTAAaacctctgtttctcttcccgCTTATAATCTCTAGTACCAAAACACCAAAGCTAAAAACATCGGATTTTGTGGAATACAATCCTTCACTTGCATACTCTGGAGACATATAACCTCTGTAGGAAGCCATTGACGAAGAGATTGAATTCACAAGCAACAGAGATAAGATTATATACACATCACTAGATATACTTACAATGTTCCAGCCACTCTTGTTGTATTTGCTTCAATTTCATTTCCTCCAAAACTTCTTGCCATTCCAAAGTCCGAAATTTTTGGGCTCATTTCATCATCTAGTAAAATGTTTTCAGCTTTGAGGTCTCTATGGATTATCCTGAGTCTGGAATCTTGATGAAGATAAAGAAGGCCTCGAGCAATCCCATTGATAATGAGGAAGCGCTTAGGCCAATCTAGTATGATGCTTTGCATTTGACCTgttcattttttcatcattcaaaTTAACTTGTTCTACTACTTAGATTGttgaatataaatgaaaagATTGCTAAGAAACAAATGATTTCAAATTCCATGAGAGTTGTTTAGAGCAATGACATGTAAAAACAAAAGGGAGTATGATTGAAACTCATTCTTAGTGATTAAAGAACACTGTTAAGGACACACAAATGGATAAGGGATCTTAATGGTAGGGATCCAAACCCATAGTTTTTCATATAAGAGCCAAAAGATTATAGAAAATAGAAGTAAGAAAGATTTTCCATATTAATACACCTATTCTTTATCTTGGTCCCAACAATTTTTCTTTAGGATCAGTCAAatctattataaataaagaattttccTAGCATATGCATAggaaaggagaaaaacaaaaaacaaaaaccactcAAGTAGATAAAGAAACTAAATAGTGGTATTAGAAAGCCAAACCAAAAATGAACAGGTCCAAGCTTTTGTTGGGCAAGTATTCGTATATCAACATCCTTTCTCTGCCATGAATGCAACATCCAAGAAGCTTTACAAGATTTCGATGTTGAAGTTTTGCAATggattcaacttcatttttgaactctTCTAATCCTTGTCTAGAAGTTTTTGACATCATCTTCACTGCTATTTCTTGTCCCTCTTGCAATTTtccctaaaaatataaaattctttttattccaAAGCTTTGCATATTAAATGAAACTTGTCAATATTCAAAATGAGGAGCCCTAAACAAATTAGTGGCACAAAAATATTAGCACATGTACTGGTTTCAAGACATTAAGGCATATATCTAAATGTGGCTTCATTTAGATACTATGAGGATTGAGGACATCGATAACTTCTCAAAAACTTGTAAGTTGTTGTAGGGTATACCCTTACCTTGTAAACAGGTCCAAAACCACCCTCTCCAAGCTTATTGTCACTAGAAAAGTTATTAGTGGCATTCAATAATGTATCCAAGTCAAATAATGATAGCTCTAGATGCTTCCAATCTTCATTGGTTTCACCTCCTTTTGAATTGTGTTCAATGTATCCtaaaaaatggagaatggaaTGAAGAATTAAAGAATGCATAAATTCTATATACAGAAACCATGAACTTGATCTATTTCTAAGCCTAGATCATTTCTACATTATTCAAAATAAGCTAGGTCAATCTCTTGCTCCTTTTTTTAGTAATACATAATCAGATAACATGTGAAAGTACTTCTGACTAATACACTTAGTGATACGAGCACTATAATTTGTTAATTACCTTTTCTCCTTAGCTGCTTCTTCCTTTTCAGCACATACAAGGTTAAGACTAGACTTAAAAGAACTATTCCTGTAATTGATATAGAGATGACAATGGcttgctttttcttcttcttggagctgctattttttcttgaaaaaacatCTTGACACAGATGGAAAGAAATTAAGCAGGAAAGccaggaaataaaatagaaaaaccatAAATTCCTATGAATAGTAACCATTGatccaaaatatatttgtagTTTACAAACATGAAAGTAGGAGTTCAAGGAACTGTAGTTTTCATAGGATTTAAGGGCACAAATCAGTTGGTGTATTACTGTGTTATAGCATCTGCTACACAATAAttgaaatctaaaagaaaatattccaACTTTTGAGTAGACCTCTGTTTTCCACTCTAGTCTTCAAAAAATAAGAGTCCATTTAGCAAATGATTTTAGGATgcatttttaacctaaaaagtgtttttgaaaaaacattagaTGTTTgccaaaatttaggaaatatttttaaaattttgaaaaattacttgtagtatggaaaaatcacttgtaatattTTCTAGAGAAACACTTGATATGTGATTCTCATAAAAAACACTCATGAGAAAACACTCCAAAACACACTCTAAGTATTTTATTCCATGAAATAATGTGCTTAGTAATTGGTCTCAAATTTTTCACACTAGCGACAATTGAGACAGAGGTAAAGCTTTAAGCTGCAAAATCAAGGGATAAAACTAGAGCCACGTATGCAAggtgaaaaattaaaaacctttgAATAAATATACCATGAAATTTGTATGAGATTTATGTTTCtcaagtaagaaaaagaaaagttcataCCTAATTCTGATGTAGCCATCCTTACGTAAAACTCTTGCCCATTTTGAGTGAATTCTCTGATGTCAATCAACTCACCAAACCAGAGCAAGCATCCACTTCCTCCTCCTCTGATATCTGAATTTGCATAAGCAGTGCAAGTGCACTTCCTCAAACACAGGGAAGCACATTCCTTAAGGTTCATGCTTACATTAAACCAGGAGGTCTGCGTGTCTGGCAGTTTCACATCAGAGAACTTTGCAAATCCATCACCCTTCTGACAATCCAATGGAGTATTTGGAACACATCCATGGGACCAATCTGCCTCCTCCCATTTGCTTTGGAACTTTGGCCTAAATCCTTTCATACACTCACATTTTGGAGATTGGTCAATCTTACAGATGCCATATGCTCCACAAAATGCATAATTGTCACAGTCATCCCTCTGTGCAGTTGAGTAAAGAGTCCATCCAGTGTTTTTATCAGTCCATTTTAACTTCCGTAGAGAACCATCAGGATTTAACACATGCCTCAAAATAACAGAGCGATgaacaatattataaaatatatatatctcctTTTCATTAGAAACAAAGTTAAATGTGTAAACTGAGTTGTTTGTTAATTGAGGTATTCCACTATATCGAACACCATTCCATGGTCCTGCACGAAAGTTTACTACAAAACCATTCCTCAAAACTAGTTGTGGAAATCCATTTAGGTCAATCTCACAAGTGAAATTACCTTTAGAAGGGTCATCGGCACTCTTCCATGATGACAGGTACCAATCCAGGCCTGTTACTCTGTTTCTTCCAAGCTTCATACCTGGTAGAAGAGTATCGCCTGGATAATCAAAACTCTGCCATAGGAAGTTTTCTGGGTCACTATCATTGCCACTTCTCATAACAAGATTTCCAGATTCCAAAAGCTGAGCATTTGGATCCTCTGCAGAACGTGATGAATTAGAATTCCAAAGAATTCCATTAGTATCGTTGACCACAACAAGAATTCCCTGCTGAGTGACTTTTAAAACACCTGATGAATCAGCTAGTGGACTTTCTCTATTGGCAACCCATACCACTGTCCGAGGAGCCACTTTCTTGTACCATATCCCCAAGTATCGATTCTTGGAATTACCTGGACTGAAGAAACCCAATTCAAAGGTCCCACCTGCTGAAGTGATGGTCTCACCGTCTCTAATGTGTTGATTTACAGTTATGGTGTCTACTGCAATAGAGATTCTTATGAGGGAGAATACATAGGAGAAGACAAATACAACAGCTCTAAGAGCATTCATAGTTGTTCCTAGATAAGGAATGCCTGAGATTTTAGGTGTTTTTCATGTctccttatatttttattcccCCTGTAAGATTTGTCACACATTTCTTCATACATCAAAGTCAATGTAACTTTCCATTGGTCAACCATAACTTGGGAAATCtgttcattccatttttttttaatttgtattctATGGTGTGGTCCCTTGAGTTGAATATATGAATGAACATCGCATCCacatccaaatttaattttccatacCTTTGAAAATGGACTAGGGATTAGTTTATACTACTTAGTATGGCCAATCTTATCTCTTCTTTAATTAGAAGCATTACAAGTTGAAGTAAGGACCAATAACATATTTTAGGTGTTTTCCAAGTCtccttatattttcctttccCTCCTAAGAATTGGCATTGGGTTTGATTGGTTTGACTTAGAGAAGAACATTACCTCCACATATATGCCTATCAGTAACATCCATCGTTGGACTAATTATCCAATGGTCATCATCTTCTCCTGCctccaaatttgatttttctatacCTCTTAAAATGGACTAGGTATTAGTTTATCCCTTTGAATCAAATATCCTAGATTACAACAATATATGACCAATCTCACCTTTTCTTTAGAGCTATGTTTCGTTCAtggaaagtattaagaaaagaaaaaaaaaagtggagaaaaatagttttctcatatttggtttcattgtggaaaatatgaaagaaaatcaaaattaatttaaattagttagaaattcatgcatcttaaaattatttagtctttatataatggaggaaagtaagtaaaataagtttgaagaagcatataaaaatattttattgactttgattttttatttatttttttccttcactcttttttcttgacattttttctccctattttctttttctcacattttttctcaaatttttcaagaatcaaacataacctaaaagaaTTACAAGTTGACGTAAAAAAGACCAAGAACAAAATGAATGTTGTAGCAACCTTCTTTCCTTGCCAAAGTTTACAGGATAGGTTAGTTACAACTCACAGCCACTGGTAGGattgaaataaaaatgcatacaaGGAATACTGAAGAGTAGCTTTCATGACGTGTCATGATGTGCTAGGAAGACTTTTGGACTGACTAATTAGCCCAAAAGATGCCCACTGGCTACCGTTATTTGGAGTATCTTGAGAGAATGTTTCCATATCCACTGGCAATCTTTGCACCACTTTCCGATGCCATTATATCTCTCATCTCTGTAGCCACAATATCTAATCAAGCATGGACCAAGTTAGCAACCTTGTATGCCAATCAGTCTAAAGTCCGAATCATGGATCTTAAGGACAAGCTTACCTATGCAAATAAAGGAGACAACCATTACTGAGTACATGTATATAGTGCACAATGGATGGATTGGCTCTTGTCAATGTTCatattaatgatgatgatgttcAACTTCATGTTCTTCATGGTCTTAGGAAGGAGTCCAAAGATGTTTGCACTATAGTTTGAAATTGTAAGTTCTCATGACCTTTGAAGAGCTTCATGATGCATTGATTAAACATGAAAGGTCCCTAAAGGAAAAGAAGCTCACTCAAACAACTCACCTTTCACGCTACCAATTACTCTCAAAGATCAAGGGAGCCCACCAATCTCTAATCCAAGGGATCATACAACAAAGGTATCAATCTAAAGGCACCATGAACCCAATTTCTGATTGTGAGCATGGACATCAAAGCTGTAACCAGAACCACTCCAAGCTTCAATCTAATATGGTGTGTCAATTGTGACAAACCTGGCCACAATGCCAAACACTACTACCAAATTTGAGGGTATTCACCTAAAGCACCATAAGCTAATTATACCACTCAAATTAGTAGGTCAAATCCTTACCATTGGTTGACTGACTCTAAGGCATTACACCACATCACTTTCAACCCAAACAACTTGGGAACTCATTCTAAGTTTAACGGGAATGATGATTGTTGGGAAACCCAGATTGCTTTGTTCCTTGGACCCAAATcatgtagggtgcatgcatttaTCTCTAAGGCTCTTTATATCtaacaaaacataaaaacatgGTGTCAAAAGCTAATATGATTAAATCTAGAGAATATTGAAAGGGAGAGGCAGGCATTTCTCGATGCTAGTGTGGATGAGTATATTGAGAAACCACTTACTGAAAAGTTGGCCTCTGTTACGAGAGAGATCCAAAATGCTTGAAAAAGAGTTGGACCAATAGAGGACTCTCACTATTTggaacaaaaattttgttttagaaatGCACTTCTCTTTCAAATCTTTGGCATAACATGGTCACTTATTTTGAGAactaattttatgaatttaaacatgccaatggtaaaaaaaatgttcattcACTGTAGGCTTAGCCTTCATTTTTGGGTGTTCATACTTTGATTAAACCAGGAATCCTGCCTGTCCGAGAGTTTCATACCAGATCACTTTACAACCTGTCACTAATCTGATGATCCAGTGGAGTAGTCCTTCCATACACTCACATTTTGAAAGCCTTCATGATAACTGAGCTATTAACAAGCTCATAAGTAGATACATCTCCatctcttcaaaaaaaaaaaaaaggaagcatA
This window contains:
- the LOC117909141 gene encoding G-type lectin S-receptor-like serine/threonine-protein kinase At4g27290, encoding MNALRAVVFVFSYVFSLIRISIAVDTITVNQHIRDGETITSAGGTFELGFFSPGNSKNRYLGIWYKKVAPRTVVWVANRESPLADSSGVLKVTQQGILVVVNDTNGILWNSNSSRSAEDPNAQLLESGNLVMRSGNDSDPENFLWQSFDYPGDTLLPGMKLGRNRVTGLDWYLSSWKSADDPSKGNFTCEIDLNGFPQLVLRNGFVVNFRAGPWNGVRYSGIPQLTNNSVYTFNFVSNEKEIYIFYNIVHRSVILRHVLNPDGSLRKLKWTDKNTGWTLYSTAQRDDCDNYAFCGAYGICKIDQSPKCECMKGFRPKFQSKWEEADWSHGCVPNTPLDCQKGDGFAKFSDVKLPDTQTSWFNVSMNLKECASLCLRKCTCTAYANSDIRGGGSGCLLWFGELIDIREFTQNGQEFYVRMATSELDVFSRKNSSSKKKKKQAIVISISITGIVLLSLVLTLYVLKRKKNRSSSWFLYIEFMHSLILHSILHFLGYIEHNSKGGETNEDWKHLELSLFDLDTLLNATNNFSSDNKLGEGGFGPVYKGKLQEGQEIAVKMMSKTSRQGLEEFKNEVESIAKLQHRNLVKLLGCCIHGRERMLIYEYLPNKSLDLFIFGQMQSIILDWPKRFLIINGIARGLLYLHQDSRLRIIHRDLKAENILLDDEMSPKISDFGMARSFGGNEIEANTTRVAGTLGYMSPEYASEGLYSTKSDVFSFGVLVLEIISGKRNRGFNHPDHELNLLGHAWTLYIEGRSSEFIDASIVNTCNLSEVLRSINLGLLCVQRFPYDRPNMHSVVLLLGSEDALYQPKEPCFFIDRNMMEANSSSGTQCTITQLEAR